In the genome of Treponema pedis, one region contains:
- a CDS encoding ATP-binding protein, which produces MNEKRIVPIGVQSFEDLRKKKFLYVDKTEWVWSLVNGYKVYFLSRPRRFGKSLFLSTLAAYFRGQKELFKGLKLETLEDAEKNTREIWQEYPVLYLDFNPKNYADKQAIFDILDFHFREWEAMFNIPKNETSADGRFFEIIKTIYKTVGKQVVILVDEYDKPLLETMNENDELYETYRKILKGFYGVLKSCDAYIRFAFLTGVTKFSKISIFSDLNNLLDISLEKSYAEICGITQEELEANFMPEIKALAENCSLTEKAALERLKETYDGYLFHQNGKPVYNPLSLINAFASREFGYYWFATGTPTFLIDLLKGGDYDLRDITEEAEMSKESLFDYRPDAENPIPVFFQAGYLTIKSYDTEFGVYKMGFPNKEVRQGFFNNLAPAFTGITKDETGFYIKNFITDIREGKVGAFMKRMYAACEGIPYSTAAKKNRAVRERDYQIAFYIIFTLMGYYAETEVHSHKGRADLVLRTADTVYVFEFKTDGTGSPDEAILQIKEKGYAEKYKMSGKRLILIGAVFGDDITEKTSDIWKAEEIQ; this is translated from the coding sequence ATGAACGAAAAGAGGATAGTACCCATAGGGGTGCAAAGTTTTGAAGACTTACGTAAAAAGAAATTTCTTTATGTCGATAAAACCGAATGGGTATGGAGCTTGGTTAACGGTTATAAGGTTTACTTCTTAAGCCGTCCGCGCCGCTTCGGAAAAAGTCTTTTTCTTTCTACCCTTGCGGCATATTTCCGCGGCCAAAAAGAATTGTTTAAGGGCTTAAAACTCGAAACCCTTGAAGATGCCGAAAAAAATACCCGCGAGATATGGCAGGAATATCCTGTTTTATATTTGGATTTTAATCCGAAAAACTATGCGGATAAACAAGCTATTTTTGATATTCTTGACTTTCATTTTAGAGAATGGGAAGCTATGTTTAATATACCTAAAAATGAAACTTCCGCGGACGGCAGGTTTTTCGAAATAATTAAAACTATTTATAAAACCGTCGGTAAACAGGTTGTAATTTTAGTGGACGAATACGATAAGCCTCTTCTTGAAACAATGAATGAAAACGATGAGCTTTATGAAACTTACCGTAAAATATTAAAAGGTTTTTACGGAGTTTTAAAAAGCTGCGACGCCTATATACGCTTTGCCTTTTTAACCGGAGTTACCAAATTCAGTAAAATAAGTATTTTCAGCGATTTAAACAATTTACTGGACATTTCGCTTGAAAAATCCTATGCGGAAATTTGCGGCATTACTCAAGAAGAACTTGAAGCAAATTTTATGCCCGAAATAAAAGCTCTTGCGGAAAACTGCTCTCTTACCGAAAAAGCGGCTCTTGAGCGTTTAAAAGAAACCTACGACGGCTATTTGTTTCATCAAAACGGAAAGCCCGTTTATAATCCCCTAAGCCTTATAAATGCCTTTGCTTCCCGCGAGTTCGGCTATTATTGGTTTGCCACTGGCACTCCCACCTTTTTAATAGATTTATTAAAAGGAGGCGATTACGATTTACGCGATATAACCGAAGAAGCGGAAATGAGTAAGGAAAGCTTATTCGATTACCGCCCCGATGCCGAAAATCCCATACCCGTATTTTTTCAGGCTGGGTATTTAACGATAAAAAGTTATGATACCGAATTTGGAGTCTATAAAATGGGCTTTCCGAATAAAGAAGTAAGACAGGGCTTTTTTAATAACCTTGCTCCCGCATTTACGGGAATAACGAAAGATGAAACGGGATTTTATATAAAAAATTTTATAACCGATATTAGGGAAGGTAAGGTGGGCGCTTTTATGAAAAGAATGTATGCGGCCTGCGAAGGTATTCCGTACAGTACTGCGGCAAAGAAAAACAGAGCGGTGCGGGAAAGGGATTATCAAATAGCTTTTTATATAATTTTTACGCTTATGGGGTATTATGCTGAAACGGAAGTACACAGTCATAAGGGGCGTGCGGATTTGGTTTTACGCACTGCCGATACGGTTTATGTTTTCGAGTTTAAAACCGACGGAACGGGAAGTCCCGATGAAGCTATTTTACAGATAAAAGAAAAGGGTTATGCCGAAAAATATAAGATGAGCGGCAAGCGTCTTATTCTTATCGGAGCCGTTTTCGGCGACGATATAACGGAAAAAACTTCCGATATCTGGAAAGCTGAAGAAATACAATAG
- the prtP gene encoding dentilisin complex serine proteinase subunit PrtP, with amino-acid sequence MKKILVLSAVLAILAGSCSFNIDPQNISSNEQRVQSMEALYGNSSSVLPYAPKDEDTVDGFFIVKTKDGFDKTAFEEKGFTVKGALPLTGTGFTYWYLNKEGNDKKNLSVISSVKGVISAESDYKVGPPDGIKVAKTVDGGGLADISRLINGDYSGDPIANNSDYGLSITEALKSYKEIGYGDKTVVAGIIDTGINMTHKDFKDENGNSIVLYAKSCVKSNGGTYIGNGNPFTEIPIGENWDKGAHGTHCSGTICARGDNNVGIAGVAWKNTKLISYQSLDVDGGGSAWAVYGALADLTRTVNILRKPKSDRTLDENNALPSYLKNEDFQITQKTVPVNMSLGGSYGTEFAFSVLTAAVKNNILPVIAMGNEGRYTAAYPAAFPGMLAVGATNGKDKKVHFSNKGAWISISAPGDGIKSCGISGDDDYETMSGTSMATPFVTGVISYLLSFNNAHNLTPYQIKSLLEKTADKVDGAVSFTEGYGHGRVNVYNAAKAIRENNIPQVNEIYSEGSVYVEVKNNNEVIASKISLVDEETKVPLAYVAGLGNNPVVEFKGLVKGKSYSVYASLLKYAKKETFTADGSDKTVTIQFNKNLAWVSTVPSLHYNGGNEQPDTKIIVFKADSSGNLSRRPSPILIYDKDYLDTAYFEYESGAEYYTAITGLKDERGTFRGGNYVVKIGLTPLDLNGEDIIDGSRVASDNDTHEDDDEPDKAKLKGNAWEKKYACNLAAHGTNNEDIDFFYIKTP; translated from the coding sequence ATGAAAAAAATATTGGTATTGTCGGCGGTACTTGCAATACTGGCAGGTTCCTGTTCATTTAATATAGACCCTCAAAATATTAGTTCAAACGAACAAAGGGTTCAAAGTATGGAAGCCTTGTACGGGAACTCTTCTTCCGTTCTTCCGTATGCCCCTAAAGATGAAGATACGGTTGACGGGTTTTTTATAGTTAAGACGAAGGACGGGTTCGATAAGACGGCTTTTGAAGAAAAAGGCTTTACGGTTAAGGGGGCTCTTCCTCTTACAGGTACGGGTTTTACTTACTGGTATCTTAATAAAGAAGGTAACGACAAAAAAAATCTTTCGGTTATATCTTCCGTCAAGGGTGTTATTTCAGCTGAATCCGATTATAAGGTAGGACCTCCCGACGGTATAAAAGTTGCAAAAACTGTCGACGGCGGCGGACTTGCAGATATTTCAAGACTGATAAACGGAGATTATTCAGGAGACCCTATTGCAAATAATTCCGATTACGGGCTTTCCATTACCGAAGCTTTAAAGTCCTATAAAGAAATAGGTTACGGTGATAAAACCGTTGTTGCAGGTATTATAGATACCGGTATAAATATGACGCATAAAGATTTTAAAGATGAAAACGGTAATTCAATTGTTTTATATGCAAAATCCTGTGTAAAATCTAACGGAGGTACATATATAGGCAACGGCAACCCGTTTACGGAAATTCCCATAGGTGAAAATTGGGATAAGGGAGCTCACGGTACGCACTGTTCCGGTACTATTTGCGCTAGGGGAGATAATAACGTAGGTATTGCCGGTGTTGCATGGAAAAATACAAAACTTATTTCCTACCAATCCTTAGATGTTGACGGAGGAGGAAGCGCATGGGCTGTTTACGGAGCTTTGGCGGATTTAACCAGAACAGTTAATATTTTGCGTAAACCGAAATCGGATAGAACACTTGATGAAAATAATGCCTTGCCGTCTTATTTAAAAAATGAGGATTTTCAAATTACTCAAAAAACTGTTCCCGTAAATATGAGTTTAGGCGGTTCGTACGGTACGGAATTTGCTTTTTCCGTGTTAACCGCTGCGGTAAAAAATAATATCTTACCGGTTATTGCAATGGGAAATGAAGGTCGTTATACTGCAGCTTATCCTGCGGCATTTCCCGGAATGCTTGCGGTTGGAGCCACTAACGGTAAAGATAAAAAGGTTCACTTCAGCAATAAAGGTGCTTGGATAAGTATTTCGGCTCCCGGAGACGGAATTAAATCTTGCGGTATATCAGGTGATGATGATTATGAAACTATGAGCGGAACGTCTATGGCAACGCCCTTTGTAACAGGCGTAATAAGTTATTTACTTTCTTTTAATAACGCTCATAATTTAACTCCTTATCAAATTAAGAGCTTACTTGAAAAAACTGCCGATAAGGTTGACGGCGCAGTTTCATTTACCGAAGGCTACGGACACGGCCGCGTAAACGTATATAATGCCGCAAAAGCGATAAGAGAAAATAACATTCCTCAAGTAAATGAAATATATAGTGAAGGTTCCGTTTATGTTGAGGTTAAAAACAATAACGAGGTAATTGCATCTAAAATTTCTCTTGTTGATGAGGAAACAAAGGTTCCGTTGGCATATGTTGCGGGATTGGGCAATAATCCTGTTGTAGAGTTCAAGGGCTTGGTTAAGGGTAAAAGCTATTCCGTATATGCGTCCCTTTTAAAATATGCAAAAAAAGAGACCTTTACGGCAGACGGAAGCGATAAAACCGTTACCATACAATTTAATAAAAATCTTGCATGGGTTTCAACGGTACCCAGTCTTCATTATAATGGAGGAAACGAGCAACCCGATACAAAAATTATCGTATTTAAAGCGGATTCTTCAGGTAATTTGTCTCGGAGGCCGTCTCCGATTTTAATATATGATAAGGATTATCTTGATACGGCTTACTTTGAATATGAAAGCGGAGCTGAATACTATACGGCAATTACAGGCTTGAAAGATGAGCGGGGGACTTTCCGCGGCGGCAACTATGTTGTAAAAATAGGTCTTACTCCTCTTGATTTAAACGGTGAGGATATAATCGACGGCTCAAGAGTTGCATCGGATAATGATACCCATGAAGATGATGATGAACCGGATAAGGCGAAATTAAAAGGTAATGCATGGGAAAAGAAATATGCATGTAACCTTGCAGCACACGGCACGAATAATGAAGATATAGATTTCTTTTATATCAAAACGCCGTAG
- a CDS encoding glycoside hydrolase family 1 protein, whose translation MFSLKKDFLLGTATASAQIEGGRVNSNWNDFCDRKMTNDGSDVARANMHYEKVKEDIELLKNLKIEAYRMSVEWARIEPERGKFNAEVLSHYREELTLLKRAGIKPLLTLYHFSHPMWFENLGGFTKKENIDIFLKFVETCIKEFGDLCDDYITVNEPNVYAVHSYFLGIWPPEQKSFFKALKVMNVFIACHCKAYDLIHKIRKEKGLSSTRVSFAHHVQAFHPKNPASAFDRFSAKKLTHLFQDGIMKACFKGEFKFPFKNISKIEQKQYADFIAINYYSRQAVHGFGYKPFENTPKNDLGWDIYPEGLIECAKVCYDYLPLPIIVSENGTCDNNDRFRSLYIYNHLKAIAESDLPFTAYFHWCFIDNFEWKEGESARFGLIRCDYKTQERSIKKSGEFYRDMIEKKAVDSVMMEKYILNCKYDIR comes from the coding sequence ATGTTTTCTTTAAAAAAAGACTTTTTGCTTGGAACCGCTACGGCTTCCGCTCAAATTGAAGGCGGACGCGTTAATTCAAATTGGAACGATTTTTGCGACAGAAAAATGACAAATGACGGTTCCGATGTTGCACGTGCAAATATGCATTATGAAAAAGTAAAAGAAGACATTGAGCTTTTAAAAAATCTTAAAATCGAAGCTTACAGAATGTCGGTGGAATGGGCACGCATTGAACCAGAACGGGGGAAATTCAATGCGGAAGTCCTTTCTCATTACCGTGAAGAGCTTACCCTTTTAAAACGGGCCGGAATAAAACCTCTTTTAACGCTTTACCATTTCAGCCACCCTATGTGGTTTGAAAACTTGGGCGGTTTTACAAAAAAAGAAAATATAGATATTTTTTTAAAGTTCGTAGAAACATGTATAAAAGAATTCGGGGATTTATGTGACGATTATATTACCGTAAATGAACCGAATGTATACGCGGTTCACAGTTATTTCTTAGGCATTTGGCCTCCTGAGCAAAAATCTTTTTTTAAGGCCCTTAAAGTAATGAATGTTTTTATTGCCTGCCATTGCAAGGCTTATGACTTAATACATAAGATACGGAAAGAAAAGGGGCTTTCCTCCACGCGGGTAAGTTTTGCCCATCATGTTCAAGCCTTTCACCCGAAAAATCCCGCAAGCGCCTTCGACCGCTTTTCGGCAAAAAAACTGACTCATCTTTTTCAAGACGGAATAATGAAAGCTTGCTTTAAAGGAGAATTTAAATTTCCTTTTAAAAATATTTCAAAAATAGAACAAAAGCAATATGCCGACTTTATTGCGATAAATTATTATTCAAGGCAGGCCGTTCACGGTTTCGGGTATAAACCCTTTGAAAACACCCCGAAAAACGATTTAGGTTGGGATATTTATCCTGAAGGTTTAATAGAATGTGCAAAGGTATGTTATGATTATCTGCCTCTTCCGATTATAGTAAGCGAAAACGGTACTTGCGATAATAACGACAGGTTTAGAAGTCTTTATATTTATAATCATCTTAAAGCTATTGCGGAATCGGATTTACCGTTTACGGCTTATTTTCATTGGTGCTTTATAGATAACTTTGAATGGAAAGAAGGCGAAAGCGCCCGCTTCGGTTTAATCCGCTGCGATTATAAAACTCAAGAACGCAGTATCAAAAAAAGCGGAGAATTTTACCGCGATATGATTGAAAAAAAAGCGGTAGACTCCGTTATGATGGAAAAATATATTTTAAACTGTAAATACGATATAAGATAA
- a CDS encoding ribonuclease catalytic domain-containing protein — translation MSANTIVLYKNRPAIIINKADGKFEIETESGIKKVREKDFFVLDENNTQNLKTVLNTECPEANFSEAAEFFENGEASFIELKELLWDNLKSEAIWAAWQKVSASPFFSVESPDKPIKILTKEKLQEALKKQEEKENEEKIRADFINDLSKCIKTKNFSDFDIKKYAHFLQEVEAFALQKTEKSKILKEAHLKEECEAAHKLLIQTGYWKIEKNPYPTRCGYPLNSPKIELPPPDLNHEYSDLTDLTAYAIDNEGSTDPDDAVCFDGEFLWIHIANPADTITPDSKSDLEARKRGATLYLPEGISRMLGESAVENFALGLKDESYALSFKLKLNGNAEIIESDILRTKIKVNCITYEEADLQKENPDLKPLFEIAKLNKKKREEAGAVAIEMPEVNISVSMENGEQRVFITPYKSLESSLMIKEMMLLAGEAAARFAFKNNIPFQFISQEAPEQMKKLPEGLAGEYKKRKGMRPRNVGTIPSMHAALGIAMYSQVTSPLRRYGDLVAHQQLLKFIDGKEVMKTDDFLMRIAAGDIAGRNCTSAERASKQHWTLIYLLQNPHWQGEAVILETVKQRARICIPAIGYETDMNLKKELSVNEKITVKAEDINLPHLTVRFIQV, via the coding sequence ATGTCAGCAAATACTATTGTCCTATACAAAAACCGCCCTGCAATAATAATAAATAAAGCGGACGGTAAATTTGAAATTGAAACGGAATCGGGCATTAAAAAAGTGCGCGAAAAAGATTTTTTTGTTTTAGATGAAAACAACACTCAAAATTTAAAAACGGTTTTAAATACGGAATGTCCAGAAGCGAATTTTTCCGAAGCGGCGGAATTTTTTGAAAACGGAGAAGCGTCTTTTATCGAACTTAAGGAATTATTGTGGGACAATTTAAAGTCCGAAGCAATTTGGGCGGCATGGCAGAAAGTCTCCGCTTCTCCGTTTTTTTCCGTAGAAAGCCCGGATAAACCGATTAAAATACTCACTAAAGAAAAACTGCAAGAGGCTTTAAAAAAACAGGAAGAAAAAGAAAACGAAGAAAAAATACGAGCCGATTTTATTAACGACTTATCCAAGTGTATAAAAACAAAAAATTTCAGCGATTTCGATATAAAAAAATACGCTCATTTTTTACAGGAAGTTGAAGCCTTTGCTTTACAAAAAACGGAAAAATCAAAGATATTAAAAGAAGCTCATCTAAAAGAAGAATGTGAAGCGGCTCATAAACTTTTAATACAAACCGGTTATTGGAAAATCGAAAAAAATCCGTATCCTACGCGCTGCGGTTATCCTTTAAATTCTCCCAAAATAGAATTGCCTCCGCCCGATTTAAACCATGAGTATTCGGATTTAACCGATTTAACGGCCTATGCAATAGATAATGAAGGAAGTACGGACCCGGACGATGCGGTATGTTTTGACGGAGAATTTCTTTGGATTCATATTGCAAATCCGGCCGATACTATTACACCCGATTCAAAAAGCGATTTGGAGGCCCGTAAACGCGGAGCTACATTATATTTACCTGAAGGTATTTCCCGCATGCTGGGAGAATCGGCCGTGGAAAATTTTGCACTAGGTTTAAAAGACGAATCTTATGCTCTTTCGTTTAAGTTAAAGTTAAACGGGAATGCGGAAATTATTGAAAGCGATATTTTGCGCACAAAAATAAAAGTAAATTGTATAACTTACGAAGAAGCGGACTTACAAAAAGAAAATCCCGATTTAAAACCTCTTTTTGAAATTGCAAAATTGAATAAAAAAAAGAGAGAGGAAGCTGGAGCCGTTGCCATCGAAATGCCTGAGGTAAATATAAGTGTAAGCATGGAAAACGGAGAACAAAGGGTTTTTATTACTCCTTATAAGAGCTTGGAATCTTCTTTAATGATAAAAGAAATGATGCTGTTAGCAGGCGAAGCTGCCGCCCGTTTTGCATTTAAAAATAATATTCCGTTTCAGTTTATAAGTCAGGAAGCTCCCGAACAAATGAAAAAACTTCCGGAAGGGCTTGCAGGCGAATATAAAAAGCGGAAGGGAATGCGCCCGCGTAATGTAGGAACAATTCCTTCTATGCATGCAGCCCTGGGCATTGCTATGTACAGCCAAGTTACAAGTCCCTTGCGCCGTTACGGAGATTTAGTGGCTCACCAACAGCTTTTAAAATTTATCGACGGAAAAGAAGTTATGAAAACGGACGATTTTCTTATGAGAATTGCGGCCGGGGATATTGCAGGGCGAAATTGTACATCGGCGGAAAGAGCTTCAAAACAACATTGGACTCTTATTTATCTTTTACAAAACCCTCATTGGCAGGGCGAAGCCGTAATTTTAGAAACGGTAAAACAGAGAGCCAGAATTTGTATTCCCGCCATAGGCTACGAAACCGATATGAATTTAAAAAAAGAACTTTCCGTAAACGAAAAAATAACCGTAAAAGCGGAGGATATAAATCTTCCGCATTTAACCGTACGGTTCATACAAGTTTAA
- a CDS encoding ABC-F family ATP-binding cassette domain-containing protein codes for MITISDLSLKFGDKPLFKDVNLKFTKGNCYGIIGANGAGKSTFLKILSGELEHDSGEFSITPGERMAVLRQDHFAFDRYAVKDTVFMGYPKLYSIMKEREAIYAKPDFSEEDGIRASELEGEFADLNGWEAENQIEQILSGLGLDENYHDRMMSELDEGQKVRVLLAQAIFGTPDILLLDEPTNGLDLESIAWLEEFLIDFPNIIIVVSHDRHFLNTVCTHICDIDYGKIRLYSGNYDFWYQMSQIMQRQAKDQQKKREEKMKDLREFILRFASNAAKSRQATSRKKVYDKLALEEIEVTTRKFPYVNFKPNREIGNNVVRAEKIFYKTKDSGTEKGLQLLNDFSFTVNKTDKIAFVGQEHNSKSALFDILTGKITADSGDIYWGQTVSYSYLSKDTSEYFENELNITEWLKQYSPEQDDAYVRGFLGRMLFSGDESLKPVKVLSGGEKVRCMLSKLMLSGANVLILDEPTNHLDLEAITSLNDALVSFPGVILFNSHDHEFISSIANRIIEITPNGIIDRMMKFDDYINDEQVKQLRADLYGGNIKKLRL; via the coding sequence ATGATTACTATAAGCGATTTAAGTTTAAAATTCGGCGATAAGCCTCTTTTCAAGGACGTTAATTTAAAATTTACAAAGGGCAATTGCTACGGAATTATAGGTGCCAACGGTGCGGGAAAATCCACTTTTTTAAAAATTCTTTCAGGAGAATTGGAACACGATTCGGGAGAATTCAGTATTACACCGGGGGAGCGTATGGCGGTTTTAAGGCAGGACCACTTCGCCTTCGACCGGTATGCCGTAAAAGACACGGTTTTTATGGGCTACCCGAAACTTTATTCCATTATGAAAGAACGCGAAGCGATTTATGCAAAACCGGACTTTTCCGAAGAAGACGGAATAAGAGCTTCGGAACTTGAAGGCGAATTTGCCGATTTAAACGGCTGGGAGGCGGAAAACCAAATAGAGCAAATTCTTTCGGGATTGGGGCTTGATGAAAATTATCATGACAGAATGATGAGCGAACTCGATGAGGGGCAAAAGGTACGCGTGCTTTTAGCTCAAGCTATTTTCGGAACACCGGACATTCTTTTATTGGACGAGCCTACAAACGGTTTGGATTTGGAATCCATTGCATGGCTTGAAGAATTTTTAATCGATTTTCCCAATATCATCATAGTAGTTTCGCACGACAGGCATTTTTTAAATACTGTTTGTACTCATATTTGCGATATAGATTACGGAAAAATAAGGCTTTATTCGGGAAATTACGACTTTTGGTATCAAATGAGCCAAATTATGCAAAGACAGGCAAAAGACCAACAAAAAAAACGCGAAGAAAAAATGAAAGACTTACGCGAGTTTATCTTACGTTTTGCTTCAAATGCCGCAAAGAGCCGTCAAGCTACCAGCCGTAAAAAAGTTTATGATAAACTTGCTCTTGAAGAAATTGAAGTTACAACCAGAAAATTTCCTTATGTAAACTTTAAACCTAATAGAGAAATAGGAAACAATGTTGTACGTGCGGAAAAAATTTTTTATAAGACGAAGGACAGCGGAACCGAAAAAGGTTTGCAGCTTTTAAACGATTTTTCTTTTACCGTAAATAAAACCGATAAAATTGCCTTTGTAGGACAGGAGCATAATTCAAAATCGGCTTTATTCGATATTCTTACGGGAAAAATAACAGCCGATTCGGGAGACATATATTGGGGGCAAACCGTTTCTTACTCTTATCTGAGTAAAGATACTTCCGAGTATTTTGAAAACGAGTTAAATATTACGGAATGGTTAAAACAATACTCGCCCGAGCAGGACGATGCTTATGTGCGCGGCTTTTTAGGCAGAATGCTTTTTTCAGGCGATGAATCTTTAAAGCCCGTAAAAGTTTTGTCCGGAGGAGAAAAGGTTCGCTGTATGTTAAGTAAACTTATGCTTTCCGGCGCGAATGTTTTAATTTTAGATGAACCTACAAATCACTTGGACCTTGAGGCTATAACAAGTTTAAACGACGCTTTAGTGTCTTTTCCCGGGGTTATTCTTTTTAACTCGCACGACCATGAGTTTATTTCTTCAATAGCTAACAGAATTATAGAAATTACACCTAACGGTATAATAGACAGAATGATGAAATTCGATGATTATATAAACGATGAGCAAGTCAAACAGCTTAGAGCCGACCTTTACGGCGGCAATATAAAAAAGCTCAGACTGTAA
- a CDS encoding glycoside-pentoside-hexuronide (GPH):cation symporter: MNKLFYGIGTIGRDMVYALTNMYLIYYITEALSLPPQLIITIGFIMTVLRIFDALNDPFMGVIIDNTKSRFGKFKPWILIGAVLSGIFTVLIFTDFKLTGAAYVAVFTFLYLFWGISYTANDISYWSMLPSLSQNQKEREKIGSIARIFANLGLFTVVVGIVPAKKFLTAQLGNEKTAYFLIATALSTIMLFFQIIMLAGTKENKNLKTVKRTTPVKELFSVIVKNDQLLWITVSMALFMIGYMTTTTFGIYYFEFIFRDIDMYGKFAAVLGLSQIAALAVFPQVSKFLTRKKIYRYAIISVTAGYILFYIFGKFSVAVLTSGILIFFGQAFIQLLMLMFIADSVEYGELKLGRRNDSITFSLQPLINKIGGAAAALAVSITVSYYKKGLRRGRKCLP, encoded by the coding sequence ATGAACAAATTATTTTACGGTATAGGGACTATCGGAAGGGATATGGTATATGCCCTTACGAATATGTATCTTATATATTACATAACGGAGGCTCTTTCTCTTCCGCCGCAATTGATAATTACAATAGGCTTTATAATGACCGTATTGCGTATTTTCGATGCCTTAAACGACCCCTTTATGGGCGTAATTATAGACAATACAAAAAGCCGTTTCGGCAAATTTAAACCGTGGATTTTAATCGGTGCCGTTCTTTCAGGGATATTTACGGTTTTAATTTTTACGGATTTTAAATTAACCGGGGCAGCTTACGTTGCGGTTTTTACTTTTTTATATCTTTTTTGGGGAATATCCTATACGGCAAACGATATTTCGTATTGGTCCATGCTGCCTTCTCTTTCCCAAAACCAAAAAGAGCGTGAAAAAATAGGTTCAATAGCCCGTATATTTGCAAATTTGGGGCTTTTTACGGTAGTTGTAGGAATTGTTCCCGCAAAGAAATTTCTTACGGCACAATTGGGAAATGAAAAAACGGCTTATTTTCTTATTGCAACAGCTTTAAGTACGATTATGCTTTTTTTTCAAATTATAATGCTTGCAGGCACAAAAGAAAATAAAAATTTAAAAACCGTAAAACGGACAACTCCAGTAAAAGAACTTTTTTCGGTAATAGTTAAAAACGACCAGCTTTTGTGGATAACCGTTTCAATGGCGCTTTTTATGATAGGTTATATGACAACTACTACCTTCGGTATATATTATTTTGAGTTTATTTTCCGCGATATAGATATGTACGGAAAATTTGCCGCAGTTTTAGGCCTTTCTCAAATTGCAGCTTTAGCGGTTTTTCCTCAAGTATCGAAATTTTTAACACGGAAAAAAATATACCGTTATGCAATAATTTCGGTTACCGCAGGTTATATTCTTTTTTATATTTTCGGAAAATTTTCCGTTGCGGTGTTAACTTCAGGAATTTTAATATTTTTCGGACAAGCCTTTATTCAACTTTTAATGCTTATGTTTATTGCGGACAGTGTAGAATACGGAGAATTAAAATTGGGAAGGCGGAACGATTCGATAACTTTTTCATTACAACCTTTAATAAATAAAATTGGCGGAGCCGCCGCCGCCTTAGCCGTCAGTATAACGGTTTCATATTATAAAAAAGGCCTTCGCCGCGGAAGGAAGTGCTTACCCTAA